ATACTAGTTGGTATCAAGCGAACCGTGGCTATAGCTGCACCCATGCCAGTAAGGAGCCTATAAATATTGCCAGTAGAGCTACAGCCAAGGCAGGATCTTTGGGGAGCAGTACTTACAAAAGCGTAGTCGCAAGGCCACTGATCAAGCCATGACCCGACGATGAATCTGTGGTAAAGATAATGAATAACCAATGAACTCGTAGGCAAATATGGCAAAAGACTAATCCAGAACACTAGAATGGGCTTTACTTTAATACGGCGTGCAGAGTCCAATGAGATAAAGTTGCCGGGTTGGCGAGGAAGATTTGGATTGAATGACACATTTCGGGAAAATGAGTACCCTGCTAGCCCACATTGACTGTAACTTTTATATGCGCAAGCACGAAAGCCGGGATATGGTACGAGTAAATGTCTCAATGCAGGAGACGGGGGCCTCTGGATGAATCAATAACCAATGTTGCCTACAGGAGCTCGCCAGCTCGTCTCTCAGAAGATATTGCTGTTCCATCAATAAAAGACATCATTGTCTATAATAATTATAAGACTCAATGAGTCGGGAGTCGCATTCTACAGTGGCCAGCCCCCGTGGCTTGACACCGAATTGACGATGGAAAATGAGAGGCACATTTACGAAGTCGAGATCAATCACATGGTTCCTGCATCTCAAATCGAGACCAAAGATACTCATCATTCGTTACGGCTCAAAAATTCAGAGAGCCATGCATATCTTGGAAAACAAGCCAAGTGCGTTCAGATACTACGCGGCGCGCAAACTCATTCTTGAATAAACACAGGAAAGATGGCTTGAATTCGAGGAAAGGAACGCAATAAAATCATCTTTCCTGTCAGACTCACTCATCCATGACGACTTCCACCGTGTAGTATACTGGATGGAAACATCAGGCGAGGTTGCGAGGGTTGCTAAAAACGAAATGGTGCAGCTTCGTGCTTCGATCCAGCTCACTGTCAAAGAAATCCATCTGATGTGTGAGCTTCTAGTAGATGCTTTCACTCAAATAACTAACTCTCAGAGAAGAGCAGGTTGGTGAGAGTCAGGAATGAGTGATAAAAAGCAAATCTTCTTCCAAAAGACATCTGCTGGACGACGGCCGTAGAGTGGCTCATGATCATCATCATGCTCAGCAATGAGACCGTTTGGAATATTTGAAGCATGGCAATTACTGGCCTTTTCAGTTCTTGAAGGTCTATGAATTTGAGACGGGTCGACGCATAAGACAGGGTCTATCATGGTACCCAGCCGTCCTGGTACTAACAATGGCGTACCCGAGATGTAGAATACCAATTAAGGCCATATTTGTCAATGTATGAGTGAATTCATATATCTGACATTATACCTCTCCCGAAGAGCGAAATTGGACTCTGAACAGCGATACATGGTCTCATTCGGAGAATAGGATATAGGCGGGTCATCGTGATAAATCTCGAAATGGCATATGGAGGAATCTATCTCTAGTGCGCGAACCTAAAGTCCAACCGTTTATTCCCTTCATCTTTGGTCGTAGCCAAATAATTCATCTTCTCGTCCTCTGACAACGCGTCCCACTTCTTATCGCGACTGGCATTACGCCAGACATAGTATACCTTGGTTAGCAGGTAAATAAAAATATTCATAACTACCAAGCCGACAAGAACACGATTTCCTCTCTTATAACGAGGTGAATCGTCTATTTCCAGTTAGATCAAGGCCCAGTGATGAGACAAATGTGTTCCTACCTTCTCGGTAGATATTCGAAGCAATGATACCCGAGGCCTGCACACACATATTATACATGGCAGCAGATACAGTCCGTGAGCGAACAGTATTCGAGTTCCTTGAATTCCACGCAACCTGGATCGGATGTGCTGTTGCAATCAATTTGTTTAATTTCCAACTTCGCCAATCCAAAAGGCCGTACTAGACCAGAACTTACCATAAGGAAGCGATAAAAACAATGTCATGATAACCCATGCGACCCACTTATTGATATAATTGATATCAACCGCATACAAGTATACAACAAACGGCAAAGCCCAGAACTGAGGAAACATGGCGGTCAAAGTTAGCTCGCCGAGTAGCTCGGACACATACGTCAATGCCAGCATGGTGAAGATTTGTGCGACTTGACTAGGGATTGTGAGGAGATTAGTGACAAACGTGCCAAAGCCCATGCCCTTCAATGTTAGTGTCAAGTATTGCTGGGGTGTCTGCTGGGGAATTTGGAACGTGAGGCCCAGGGCGTATAATGGCCACAGGTCGAAATCACATAAACTCTTCCACAAGAGCTTAGGTGTTATTGGCTCACGGTTGTGCATTGTCCCTTTGCTTGGATCGTCACGGATGACACGGTTGATCATTATTGTTTCTTCGCTGGTGGGCGTCAAGATATTGTATAGGGAAGATAGGTTAGGGCATAAAAGAAGACTCACCGTGGAGTGAACCAGCCTTTCTTGCCCCGGGCCCAGCTGGCAGTCTGGCAAGGTCCTGGCGGCATGAGGATAAATGCAGAAAGACCGACTACCAACGTTATGAGACCCTTGGAGCTTTTGTTAGTTCCAGTCGAGCATGCTAGACATTGTGATTTACCTCGATGAGGAATAGCCATCGCCAACCTGATTGGCCATTGACACCACGTAGATGCAACAGCCCAAATGCTAAAAAGCTTGATAGAATGTCGGCC
The sequence above is a segment of the Aspergillus chevalieri M1 DNA, chromosome 6, nearly complete sequence genome. Coding sequences within it:
- a CDS encoding putative MFS transporter (COG:G;~EggNog:ENOG410QDJB;~InterPro:IPR011701,IPR036259;~PFAM:PF07690;~TransMembrane:10 (i104-121o175-193i205-225o237-258i270-289o382-405i412-432o438-457i478-496o508-531i);~go_function: GO:0022857 - transmembrane transporter activity [Evidence IEA];~go_process: GO:0055085 - transmembrane transport [Evidence IEA]), producing MPTVYLPSASKKTATQTVSSLSNETDRSSDRDVPALGEQGSGRRFWFQKGKKYDPDAIATQPSVYDNPDTAKEYRPRDDWENLHRFDPSARWTWGEEHKLIRKIDLRIMVFTCIMFMALELDRSNLQQALTDNFLDDLGLTTNDYNLGNTVFKLSFLCAELPSQLVSKWMGPDRWIPLQMTLWSGVSMAQYGLNGRSSYLACRSLLAIIQGGFIPDVILYLSYFYKSHELSIRLSFFWTALHLADILSSFLAFGLLHLRGVNGQSGWRWLFLIEGLITLVVGLSAFILMPPGPCQTASWARGKKGWFTPREETIMINRVIRDDPSKGTMHNREPITPKLLWKSLCDFDLWPLYALGLTFQIPQQTPQQYLTLTLKGMGFGTFVTNLLTIPSQVAQIFTMLALTYVSELLGELTLTAMFPQFWALPFVVYLYAVDINYINKWVAWVIMTLFLSLPYAHPIQVAWNSRNSNTVRSRTVSAAMYNMCVQASGIIASNIYREDDSPRYKRGNRVLVGLVVMNIFIYLLTKVYYVWRNASRDKKWDALSEDEKMNYLATTKDEGNKRLDFRFAH